Proteins encoded together in one Astatotilapia calliptera chromosome 7, fAstCal1.2, whole genome shotgun sequence window:
- the LOC113027401 gene encoding E3 ubiquitin-protein ligase TRIM21-like isoform X1: MSAVSNLRSEDQFLCCICLDVFTDPVSIPCGHNFCKNCITQHWDMNAMCQCPMCKETFYTRPQLRINTLLSEVVAQFRREVQQKASSSSSEQQAAKPGEVPCDICTGTRLKALKSCLVCQESYCQTHLEPHLTKKGLKRHQLIDAVENLEGRMCKKHDKPLELFCKTDHTCVCMLCSVLDHKNHEFVPLKDEYEGKKAELEKTEAEIQQMIQKRQLKIQQIKESVKMSKGDADRQKAEGVQVFTALKKSVDRGLKELIKEIEDKQETTEKRAEGLIKDLEQEISELKKRRSEVEQLSCSEDHLHLLQSFSSMKAAPPTKDWRGVSVRPPSYEGTVVRAVAQLEETLRKLMKKKLFEAELKRVQQYAVDVTLDPDTANSKLILSDDEKQVHCGDVRKKLPDNPERFSPCPNVLGKQSFSSGRFYFEVQVKGKTDWDLGVARESINRKGKIELTPQDGFWTVWLRNGNEYRALAGPPVPLCLQSGPEMVGVFVDYEEGLVSFYDVGAAGLIHSFTGCSFIHKLHPFFCPCKNDGGKNSAPLIICPVNQTESIND; this comes from the coding sequence ATGTCTGCTGTGAGCAATCTACGATCTGAAGATCAGTTTCTGTGCTGCATCTGTCTGGATGTGTTCACTGATCCAGTCAGTATACCATGTGGACACAActtctgcaaaaactgcatcactCAGCACTGGGACATGAATGCCATGTGTCAGTGTCCTATGTGTAAAGAGACTTTCTACACTAGACCTCAGCTGAGGATCAACACTTTGCTCTCTGAGGTGGTCGCTCAGTTCAGACGTGAAGTTCAGCAGAAGGCCAGCAGCAGTAGCTCAGAGCAACAAGCTGCCAAACCAGGAGAAGTTCCCTGTGACATCTGCACTGGAACCAGACTGAAGGCCCTGAAGTCCTGCCTGGTGTGTCAGGAGTCCTACTGTCAGACTCACCTGGAGCCTCATCTGACAAAGAAAGGTCTGAAAAGACATCAGCTGATTGATGCTGTGGAGAACCTGGAGGGCAGAATGTGTAAGAAGCACGATAAACCTCTGGAGCTGTTCTGTAAGACCGACCACACATGTGTCTGCATGCTCTGTTCTGTTTTAGACCACAAGAACCACGAGTTTGTTCCTCTGAAGGACGAATATGAAGGAAAGAAGGCAGAGCTGGAGAAGACAGAGGCTGAAATTCAGCAGATGATCCAGAAGAGACAACTGAAGATTCAGCAGATCAAAGAGTCAGTGAAGATGAGTAAAGGtgatgcagacagacagaaagcagaaggTGTTCAGGTCTTCACTGCTCTAAAGAAGTCTGTCGATAGAGGCCTGAAGGAGCTCATAAAGGAGATTgaagacaaacaggaaacaacagaGAAACGCGCTGAAGGTCTGATCAAAGATCTGGAACAGGAAatctctgagctgaagaagagaagatctgaggtggagcagctgtCATGCTCTGAAGACCACCTCCACCTACTCCAAAGCTTCTCGTCCATGAAAGCTGCTCCACCCACCAAGGACTGGAGAGGAGTGAGCGTCCGTCCACCATCATACGAGGGGACTGTGGTGAGAGCTGTGGCTCAGCTGGAGGAGACGCTCAGGAAACTTatgaagaagaagctgtttgaGGCTGAGCTGAAGAGGGTCCAGCAGTATGCAGTGGACGTGACTCTGGATCCGGATACAGCAAATTCTAAACTCATCCTGTCTGATGATGAAAAACAAGTGCACTGTGGTGATGTGAGGAAGAAACTTCCTGACAACCCAGAGAGATTTTCTCCATGCCCTAATGTTTTAGGAAAGCAGAGTTTCTCTTCAGGCAGATTTTACTTTGAGGTTCAGGTTAAAGGAAAAACTGACTGGGATTTAGGAGTGGCCAGAGAGTCGATCAACAGGAAGGGAAAAATCGAACTGACTCCTCAGGATGGTTTCTGGACTGTGTGGCTAAGAAATGGAAATGAATACAGAGCTCTTGCTGGTCCTCCAGTCCCCCTCTGTCTTCAGTCTGGTCCTGAGATGGTGGGGGTGTTTGTGGATTATGAGGAGGGTCTGGTCTCCTTTTATGATGTAGGTGCTGCAGGTCTTATCCACTCCTTTACTGGCTGCTCCTTCATTCACAAACTCCACCCATTCTTCTGTCCCTGTAAGAATGATGGTGGTAAAAACTCTGCACCTCTGATCATCTGTCCTGTCAATCAAACTGAGTCGATCAACGACTGA
- the LOC113027401 gene encoding E3 ubiquitin-protein ligase TRIM21-like isoform X2 — MSAVSNLRSEDQFLCCICLDVFTDPVSIPCGHNFCKNCITQHWDMNAMCQCPMCKETFYTRPQLRINTLLSEVVAQFRREVQQKASSSSSEQQAAKPGEVPCDICTGTRLKALKSCLVCQESYCQTHLEPHLTKKDHKNHEFVPLKDEYEGKKAELEKTEAEIQQMIQKRQLKIQQIKESVKMSKGDADRQKAEGVQVFTALKKSVDRGLKELIKEIEDKQETTEKRAEGLIKDLEQEISELKKRRSEVEQLSCSEDHLHLLQSFSSMKAAPPTKDWRGVSVRPPSYEGTVVRAVAQLEETLRKLMKKKLFEAELKRVQQYAVDVTLDPDTANSKLILSDDEKQVHCGDVRKKLPDNPERFSPCPNVLGKQSFSSGRFYFEVQVKGKTDWDLGVARESINRKGKIELTPQDGFWTVWLRNGNEYRALAGPPVPLCLQSGPEMVGVFVDYEEGLVSFYDVGAAGLIHSFTGCSFIHKLHPFFCPCKNDGGKNSAPLIICPVNQTESIND, encoded by the exons ATGTCTGCTGTGAGCAATCTACGATCTGAAGATCAGTTTCTGTGCTGCATCTGTCTGGATGTGTTCACTGATCCAGTCAGTATACCATGTGGACACAActtctgcaaaaactgcatcactCAGCACTGGGACATGAATGCCATGTGTCAGTGTCCTATGTGTAAAGAGACTTTCTACACTAGACCTCAGCTGAGGATCAACACTTTGCTCTCTGAGGTGGTCGCTCAGTTCAGACGTGAAGTTCAGCAGAAGGCCAGCAGCAGTAGCTCAGAGCAACAAGCTGCCAAACCAGGAGAAGTTCCCTGTGACATCTGCACTGGAACCAGACTGAAGGCCCTGAAGTCCTGCCTGGTGTGTCAGGAGTCCTACTGTCAGACTCACCTGGAGCCTCATCTGACAAAGAAAG ACCACAAGAACCACGAGTTTGTTCCTCTGAAGGACGAATATGAAGGAAAGAAGGCAGAGCTGGAGAAGACAGAGGCTGAAATTCAGCAGATGATCCAGAAGAGACAACTGAAGATTCAGCAGATCAAAGAGTCAGTGAAGATGAGTAAAGGtgatgcagacagacagaaagcagaaggTGTTCAGGTCTTCACTGCTCTAAAGAAGTCTGTCGATAGAGGCCTGAAGGAGCTCATAAAGGAGATTgaagacaaacaggaaacaacagaGAAACGCGCTGAAGGTCTGATCAAAGATCTGGAACAGGAAatctctgagctgaagaagagaagatctgaggtggagcagctgtCATGCTCTGAAGACCACCTCCACCTACTCCAAAGCTTCTCGTCCATGAAAGCTGCTCCACCCACCAAGGACTGGAGAGGAGTGAGCGTCCGTCCACCATCATACGAGGGGACTGTGGTGAGAGCTGTGGCTCAGCTGGAGGAGACGCTCAGGAAACTTatgaagaagaagctgtttgaGGCTGAGCTGAAGAGGGTCCAGCAGTATGCAGTGGACGTGACTCTGGATCCGGATACAGCAAATTCTAAACTCATCCTGTCTGATGATGAAAAACAAGTGCACTGTGGTGATGTGAGGAAGAAACTTCCTGACAACCCAGAGAGATTTTCTCCATGCCCTAATGTTTTAGGAAAGCAGAGTTTCTCTTCAGGCAGATTTTACTTTGAGGTTCAGGTTAAAGGAAAAACTGACTGGGATTTAGGAGTGGCCAGAGAGTCGATCAACAGGAAGGGAAAAATCGAACTGACTCCTCAGGATGGTTTCTGGACTGTGTGGCTAAGAAATGGAAATGAATACAGAGCTCTTGCTGGTCCTCCAGTCCCCCTCTGTCTTCAGTCTGGTCCTGAGATGGTGGGGGTGTTTGTGGATTATGAGGAGGGTCTGGTCTCCTTTTATGATGTAGGTGCTGCAGGTCTTATCCACTCCTTTACTGGCTGCTCCTTCATTCACAAACTCCACCCATTCTTCTGTCCCTGTAAGAATGATGGTGGTAAAAACTCTGCACCTCTGATCATCTGTCCTGTCAATCAAACTGAGTCGATCAACGACTGA